The window agatctagcgagggtgtTATGACCCTCACCATTTTTAGGCAAGGGCTCATGCACCCTCGCATTTGCTGGTGAGGGTCGGTCGGCCCTCGCTTATGGCTAGTGATGGATGGCcaggcaacccttgcctagaccaaacccccacccccacccccacccccaaaaaaaaaaaaaaaaaaaaaggaagaagaaaataaaaaaatttcaaaatattattaaaaagtgtcACGTTAGCGTTGCTaaaatccaagaaagaaaagatttctagttaaaattgacaagaaatgaaaagatttaggattaaattagcaaaagtgtaataactttatgatttttggacaaattttttgaaaagccataaactagtacatttgtgataaataaatgataaaatcTCGAATTAATATCTCTATCAATTGTCAGGTGTCATATAGCTTAGCAATTTGACCGTAACattaacaaaaactaacggatagtaaaataatcataaataattaatttggggtttttggtggtcaaaaaatcagtttgaaataaatttattataagtatgttggttttggttttttaaCCCAAAATTTATATAGTGGAAAGCATCGTCATTATTGTTTTCATCTTATAATTCATTTTACTGACTTTTTTGATGTttgaaattaatcaaaaaaattaacaaaaaaagaaaaagaagttaaatCATTTTCATGTTCTGTTTTATTTCTCTGTCATGATTGAATATTGGAACTCGAGTTCTAATTCCATTCTATTCCTTCGCACATTGTATTTTCACCAGTCTTTTCTATCACACCGAGCAGGTTTCGTGAATTCTTTCGACTAGCGAAAGcgatctttttcattttgttgggATTGTTGTGCCATGCCTTGTTATTTAAGTGTCATGGTATTTATCTTTTTGCCTTCGTACTTGGAGCTAGTAAGACCATAAAATTGCATGCATCTGTCCTGAGAAGTTGGCAGCCACTAGCCAATTGCAGTTATCTTAAATATATGGAAAATTTTGACAGATCTATAAAAGATTGAGTCGGTGACTAGACCCAATCCTTCCATTTTCCTCCTTTGATGTTTTTGGGATGACAGTGTTAAGCAAAAGATCTTAAACCATAGGAGTGTCCACTGTTCAtcacaataaaagaaaataaaaatgtaaaaaggaCTATCCATCACATATGCTAATGCCAAGAGCTGCTGGAGTTTGGTGGCGGCTTTTGTCATCATCCCAAGTCAATAGATCTACCTTAAAGACTTATAGCTATATGTGAATCTAAACCAGTGGAGAAAGGACTTCAATTTCCATCTTTTATGGGATGATCAGATGTAATTaatcaaagatgaagaagatagtTCACTTTAGCTCTTGGTTCCAGTAAAAGATGAAAAGTCCTGGAAGGAGAAACCGTTCCAATTACCCTGTCAACTATACAAGTCGATATTTGTATACAACTGCACAGGTCACCATGCATgttttatttgccttttttttttttttttttggattttgttgAACCTTCTGATGTTAAGTTGGTGTTGTAATGAATGAATAGTATCTCGACATTCTCTTTTGGTTGCGCAGACTCTAGACCAATGCGGTTTACTCGCACTGAAAGATTCCGAACTTGATGGATATGCATCTTTTTCCTTGATGATGTTCTTATCCAATGGGCCTGAAGAGTCTAGATCCCGTCCCTGATGGCCTAACACGCCCTCTACCTTTTGCCGGGTGGAAATGCGTTGACGTTGGAAAACTCTCTCCGAAGTGTCCCACTGTTTGGTCATTGCTTTTCTATCTGCAGAGACGTATTATTGGTGTTAAAAACTAGTGATCTTTAAGATCTGATTGCCTTGAGTAATGATGTATGGCCTCGGTTGTTATTGCTGCCTGAGTTCTGAAAGGCCCTAACCGTGAGGAGAAAGGAGAATACTATAGCTCACATCCATTTTAATAGACGTTTTAATTACAGCACAATCCTTTCTCTAACCCAGTGAGTATATCGAATATTATTCCGGTGCTACAATCTCAACTTTCAACCGATGCATGTGGTCCATCCGTAATTTCCTTAACTGGACCTCTTAATGTCTGATCACATGTCCCTCATCACCAGtgtcaactctctctctctttctctctccctctctctctcacacacacacacacacacacatctgAGTAATGTGCAGCTCCTGCATAAAGGAGGATAAATCCAATATCAACAAagagaaaagacaagaaaacaTAAACCTGTAATCAATCTACACAAAAAGACAATTGTCAAAAGACAAGGATGATTAACCTAATAAAGAACTCATAAAGGAGTTAATTCCAAACCCAGGAATCCAGCAAAAGTACTCAAACCAGGGAAAGTGACAACCTACCTCAACTGATTTGTCTCTATTGGTTAAAAGGGTTCATAGAAAAGAGGGTAACAAATGTTATGATACTTGGGGCAGAGCAGAAAACCAGGAACAAGACATGTACCTGTCTTAAATTCAAACGGTGCATTAGATCCAAGAAAGTATTCTATTATTTACTAAAGCATGCTCTCAAAAtaacaatctttttttttttttggtggatatgATGTACAGAAGGGTCTTCCTACTCAGATACACTATACCAATTTGAAAGTAGCTTCTTTGCATTTTGTCTGTTATCAAAACATCTTTGTCTGCTTCATTATTTTGTAATGAACAGTGACAATTAACAATAAGAGCATCAAGAATGTGGGGGTCAGCTAGGTGGTTCTGCTTTAACATTTAACTTTATGAAGagcctttttcaaaatttattcttTCAGATTCAGCTAATAACTAAACAAAATCAGTCAGTATGGCTTTTGATTATGAGCGTCAATCGTAAATTCAAAGGATGATTATTTTATGTTCTGTAAAAATAGCTTCTGATCATTGATTTAGAATATGGTCCCAAACATCAAAAGCTATCGATGATATCAAATTCACTTCACTGCTTTTGTGATAAATTGTGTGCGTGGTGGGGGAGATGGTGCATGCTCACATCACGTAAGCTTTCCAAGTATTTCCTTTTGGTGTCCAaaggcaagaaaagaaagagacaagAGTCCTGCAACAGCAATaactatatataaataaataaaaaaaagtcaagacaAATTGACATGCATATTGAGTGGAAAACACAACAAGAGAATCCATCAAGACAACTCCCACAATTCCATATATTATGTGGAAGCACTAAAACAAAGttcttgatctctctctctctctccactcccccctccctccctccctcccttttccTCCCACTTTTATTAGATGCACGTTTCTTCCCTCTGACAAACCACTATATCTGTGTACTGTTCCACATCCCAGAGTGCAATCGAGCCATCTGCAATGGACATGAACCCTCTCTCTCCTGACCATGCAGATGATGACTACATCGACATGGAAGTCAGCTCATACTCCAATTTCCTCTCCCAATCAGTGGCCTCTCCCCAACATCCTCGAGAGTTCGAGTTCCAGatgtcttcaatttctctagAGAAAGAAACAACCACTTCACCAGCTGACGAGTTGTTCTACAAAGGAAAACTACTCCCCCTTCACCTCCCTCCGTGTCTAGAGATGGTAGAGAAGTTCCTTCAACACTCTAATCCGTGTTACGCCGATGGAAGAAATACATATGAGGAACATTATAGCACTCCATTGGTGACTAACCCTACCACCCCGACTACTATGAGTACTCCGTTTGAGTCGTGCAATATATCACCTTCTGAGTCGTGTAGGGTCAGTAGAGAGCTGACCCAGGAAGAGTATATCAGTGAGTACTTTACCGAGACGGGTGACTCCATTAGAGAAAATCCAAAGAAGTCCTGGACGAGAAAGATTAAGTTGATCAAGCAGTCGTCACTTGGTTCCAAGCTTAAGGCTTCTCGCGCTTACATCAAGTCCTTGTTCGGCAAATCAGGTTGCTCGGATGACACTTATGCAGGAAACGCTAAAGCTGCAGGTGAAGAATCAACTCTAAAAGATAGAGATTACTCAAGTAATTGCGAGAAGGTGGCCAAGAAAAACCCATTTGGCCAAATCTACAGGTGCAAGAATCAAAGTTCAACTTCATTGCTGAGACGCccaaatgaagagaaaagaacTGACAACGGAGTTGGGGGTCATAGGAGGTCTTTTTCCGTGTCTATTAAATGGCATTCACCCAACAAGATttcatcctcctcctcatcatctaaatcatcttcttcctcgttcTCAAAAAGTTCAAATGGGTTTAATGAGTTGCAGTTCCTCAAGAGAAGCAGCAGCGTGAAATCCGAGATGGAAAGCCCAATCCAGGGAGCAATAGCACATTGCAAACGGTCTCAGCAGTTCTTCCGTTCCAGAAAGACTGACGGAGAAGTTGGGTTTCTATCGCTATCAACGTCAAGAATTTCTGTTAGTGAGGATCATGAAAAGATCAGTTACCATTtgagggatgagagagagagagagagagcaaggacAAAGCAaacttttgattgaattttcatgtgttccttcttcttctatgattattttaatgacaAGTCTGCTTTTTACTTTACGAAGCACTGCTTCCGGCATCGTAGTATCGGAAGGAAGTTTCTCAATATGCCTAAACCTTCACTTTCTGGCAGTAATGGAGATCAGGAGTCACCGCAACTTCCCAGCAGTCAATGAAAGTCAAATGATCAATTTCAAAAGCATAAGGACAGGCCTAACTTTGCAATAGCAAATACAAGCTGTGAGGAAGTATCAGCCTAAGTCCTGAAACTGTACTACTTTAGAGTTTAGAAACTAATGGTGGATGGAGATTCATTGTTCTAGTTTAGCAGAAAAAGATGCTGCTATTTTGGAGTCAGACCGTCGCAAAGACATTCAAACCAGAAATTGTTAAAAGCTCTCGAGACATGATGACCGCATCAAAAAAgccatggaaaaaaataatcctTTCCTTCAAAGTGAAGTTTGTTATAGAACTCCAAGGGCCCTCTTTCCTCCGGTCTGTTGAAAGAGAACCGAAGGAGGAAGCTGAGATTAGATTTTTCTATCCCGAAACCATATGAATATTCTTGAGGCAAACCATCTTTCCCCAAGTAGGATCCAGCTTGAACACTGGAATCTCATTATCAAAGTAACAAAGCAGATCAGGATTATAATTGCAGAACCACCTCTACGTCAGAAACAACTAATGGAGTCCTGAATTTGTTGATGTAAACAGACGCTTGCTTACGCGACAAAATCATTTCTTCATCAAccaatagaacatgtaaagccAAGGGAAAGCAATACTTGGCAACAAAACTGTGCAACAACCAAGGAAATCGCAACGGAAAGCCTTCCCACTTCTTGAAggaaagaagcaagaaaagagGACGATGAGTTCTTTAAGTGCAGACAAAAAGCTGTTCGGTTGCCTTACTTTCTGTTTTTCGGCACAGCTCAAGTTGATTGTGGATGACCCAGACCCTTAAACTAAGTATGTATGTCAGTGGGATACGTGACAGGATTAGAGACCAAAAGAAATCAGCAAAAAGACTAATATGATGCTGCTGAGCACTAATGGATGCTGATAAGTGATAAGCATAATATAAACCAGCGTTTCCCCACTCAATTTATTTCTGTCTATTGGAGAAAGTTGGAAAGCTGGGCTTTATGTGTATAGCCACTTTCTTTTTGGAAGAATTATTCCGATTATTCATTAGCCAGTGAAGATGCAGTTAAGTTAATGTCATTGGTGGCTGCTCATTTTACCGTCACGTTACTTCCAGAACAGTTGAACTTTAGTTTGCTgattacacacacacacacacacacactctgaCATGCACGCGGATATACAAAGGTCTTCACACAATCTCAAGGCACAAAGAGCTGGTGGGAAGAAGAATTTGTGCGATGGTTTCATAATTGAGTTCTTTATTGGATGGCAAAGACTTCACTCGAAGCTTTGTGCAAGGGAGCCAGGTCCAGGTACACTGTATAGTGACTAGCAGACTCGACTCCAAACCCAACTTACTGAATAGTGTTTTTAACAATTGACCCCAAACCCATCTCTACTTCCAAAAACCCAATAGTAGCTTACGTCCTACTAGGGATCgagaatttaattatatttttcagaaCTTTTAGGATTCGATTGCATTTCTATGGTAAGTTGTAAAACTTCTTGGCACTTTtcgaaaattttagaattcaattatattttcgcgacaagttttaagacttttattgcacttatctcatttttttatttattgaggtTGGCTCTAGGCAATCTCAATGAACTGCATGACAATGCACAATCTCTCCAAGTTTTCCAGGAGGTATGAACCTCCAATTGACTTGGATACAGGCAGCCTAATCTAGCCTATTCGTGGTTAATTAAAAGACCTCATGATGCACCAGGTAAGTTGAAGGTAAAGGCTTATGTATGTCGATGAAGTCAGAAAACAATTTTATTCCAACCAAAGTAAGACTAGTTGAACATCCATGCTGCAACAGTAACAAAGTATTGTCCATGTGAAAATCTCCATCTCGTGTGCGTTGCAGTTTTGGTCTCACAAAGCAGATCCTATTTCTCATGTGGTAGGGCTGAAGCAATACAACATAAACCCACCTCTTAAATTTAAGAAGAGAATCTGAAACCCAACCCACCTCCCCCCAACCaccccaataaaaaaaaaagattaagaaCATAAGAAAGGGAAGCAGGGAGGGCTATTGATGGATTTCAATGCTTGATAAAGATTAACATCCAGCCAAACAATGACCACAAACTCGAGAGGTGAAATAATTAGTCCTGCCCTCAAAATGACATTGGCCGACAAGGGAAAGGCCAGCAAAATTTGTGCTTCAGTTGCGCTAGATCTTGCAGTGTCTTTGCCTGAGAGGCAGGTTCTGATATGTGCCTGCCCCatcatgtcattttttttaaccacTTACTAGATAAGAAATGCCCCACTTCAACATTCAACGACTGAACGATCCAGTGTTATGGAGATCAATCTCTGAAGTCTTCGTCCCTGCCAAATACATTAATGGAGCATGCTGCACAGATCTCGCTTTTGATGGCTTTCTCTTGTCCTATGGTTGCTCCCAACACTACAAAGCCACCAAGCAGTGCATAGTCCCGTCTAAAGAGCATATATTCTATCAACCTCTGAGTTAGAGAAGTCAGAGGGAATAAATGAAGTGGACCCACTTCTCCTGGCAGACTTcaccttcttcctcattgatctgTTTCTCTTTGACTTCACAACATAGTAAGTCATCGTACCAAGCACCCCAGCCATAATCACTCCCCCAACAGCTGTAACAAGGTCTGCAGCCCAAGCATGCCGCCTACCAACAACTATGTAGGAGGCGGCCATAAAACCTACTGAAGTGCACACAGAAGCCAACCACATCAACTTGTTAATAATTTCCACAACTCGCCTCTCCGCTTTAGTTTCGCCCCTAACCAAAGTTATCTGGACCACGACAACAGCCAAAGAGGTAAACAGAGCAATGGCattgaaaatgaagaatattttgaaagacATGGTGGACACCACTACAGCCATCCCATTATCATCGTCTCCACCAGGAACCGTAAATATAGCTGCAAAGGCAACTGTTGCAAATAGCACAGCCACCACAGTCACAGAGTTTGTGGCATTGTTGATCCCCTCACGATGGAGCTTCCTGAGCTCTTTAGATATgttatgaacatttttattggtTCTTTTGGTTTGCTCAAGCTGTGTGTGGACATCTTTCTTGATTTCGGTCACAGTTTTCCTCAACTCGTCTCTTGGTTGGTTTAGCTCATTAGCTTTAAGTGCACCACAACGTCTAAGGAAATCTTTAATCTCACAGGAATCTTCAGACAGGGGAAGTCCTTCAGCTATATCTAGAGGTGTTTTGTGTTCTCTAGTCAGTGCATTGACATTTGTATCTGGAAGCATTAATAACTCATTCACAATCTGCAAAAAGAAAGGTGAAGATCCTTGTTAGAACAAatgaagggaaagagagaggaggagagaaggagaagagaaggggGGGAGATAGAGCATGCAACAAGACAGGGCAGGGCAGGCAATAGAAGCAGTACATTAGGCACTAACACATAATAAAGTAGCATTTGAAAACTTTTCATCTAGCAGCATGCGGATAGCCAAAGCTCCAAGAAAAAGACAACATTTGGTATCAAATTATGCAATTGATAAACCATCTGCAGACACGATGGCAGACATTCAAATGTATGATATTACTGACCCAACTTTGTCCACTTCAATAATTAGTAGGGATTTCAGGAAAACAATACCAGTTATGCAAGAGAATTTTTAAACCCAGATGGTAGTATGATGGGTTTAAGGAATTTATCCACCAATAAAGAACATATATCCACTAAGACTTCCTTCATAAAACATGTACCTCTGATCTCTTTTTCCTGGTTGCCACATGCAACGCAGTGTTGCCAAATCTATCAGGAAGCATCACTATAGCAGCATCTGCATTGAGAAGTAATTTCACGACCTCACAGCTTTGACCTTTCACAGCCATGTGCAGTGCAGTCTGCCCTTTCTTGTCTGTCCTCCGCGCCAACTGGGGATCTTTGTCCAGTAAAGCTTTCACAATATCAACATGACCCTGCCGAGCAGCTAAATGTAGTGCATT of the Eucalyptus grandis isolate ANBG69807.140 chromosome 10, ASM1654582v1, whole genome shotgun sequence genome contains:
- the LOC104421841 gene encoding probable membrane-associated kinase regulator 4, which translates into the protein MDMNPLSPDHADDDYIDMEVSSYSNFLSQSVASPQHPREFEFQMSSISLEKETTTSPADELFYKGKLLPLHLPPCLEMVEKFLQHSNPCYADGRNTYEEHYSTPLVTNPTTPTTMSTPFESCNISPSESCRVSRELTQEEYISEYFTETGDSIRENPKKSWTRKIKLIKQSSLGSKLKASRAYIKSLFGKSGCSDDTYAGNAKAAGEESTLKDRDYSSNCEKVAKKNPFGQIYRCKNQSSTSLLRRPNEEKRTDNGVGGHRRSFSVSIKWHSPNKISSSSSSSKSSSSSFSKSSNGFNELQFLKRSSSVKSEMESPIQGAIAHCKRSQQFFRSRKTDGEVGFLSLSTSRISVSEDHEKISYHLRDERERERARTKQTFD
- the LOC104421842 gene encoding ankyrin repeat-containing protein ITN1, giving the protein MASPIEEGVERDLEKGLVSVEPSRIATAEPSPSPSPSSTSAGPALVLSNSGKRIDQAGKKKYVKQVTGRHNDTELHLAAQRGDLAAVKQILEDINSQMVGTLSGTDFDVEVAEVRAAVVNEVNELGETALYTAAEKGHLDVVKELLKYSNKDCVMKKNRSGFDALHTAASQGHHDIVQVLLDYDPGLSQTLGPSNSTPLSSAATRGHTAVVIELLAKDCSLIDNTRTNGKNALHLAARQGHVDIVKALLDKDPQLARRTDKKGQTALHMAVKGQSCEVVKLLLNADAAIVMLPDRFGNTALHVATRKKRSEIVNELLMLPDTNVNALTREHKTPLDIAEGLPLSEDSCEIKDFLRRCGALKANELNQPRDELRKTVTEIKKDVHTQLEQTKRTNKNVHNISKELRKLHREGINNATNSVTVVAVLFATVAFAAIFTVPGGDDDNGMAVVVSTMSFKIFFIFNAIALFTSLAVVVVQITLVRGETKAERRVVEIINKLMWLASVCTSVGFMAASYIVVGRRHAWAADLVTAVGGVIMAGVLGTMTYYVVKSKRNRSMRKKVKSARRSGSTSFIPSDFSNSEVDRIYAL